In Xyrauchen texanus isolate HMW12.3.18 chromosome 27, RBS_HiC_50CHRs, whole genome shotgun sequence, one genomic interval encodes:
- the uxt gene encoding protein UXT, with amino-acid sequence MTSEASNINEKALQYETFINDVLRRDLQRVLEQRDGVYEKISQYLQLKNTIKSIQESDSKELKTDVDLGCNFYVQAHVPDTSKIFVSVGYGFFVEFTHTEALKFLEKKTNQLTEYTEVLTKDAAKIKANIRMVLEGLRELHGLKDLPETRRREVF; translated from the exons ATGACTTCCGAGGCATCCAATATTAACGAAAAAGCTTTGCAGTATGAGACTTTCATCAATGATGTATTGAGGCGAGACTTACA GAGGGTGTTGGAGCAAAGAGATGGTGTTTATGAGAAAATATCACAATACCTTCAGCTGAAGAACACAATTAAAAGCATTCAG GAATCTGACAGTAAAGAACTCAAAACAGATGTTGACCTTGGCTGCAATTTCTATGTTCAAGCTCATGT GCCTGATACATCAAAAATATTTGTGTCAGTTGGTTATGGATTCTTTGTCGAATTCACACACACTGAGGCTTTGAAGTTCTTAGAAAAGAAGACGAATCAGCTAACAGA ATATACTGAGGTTCTTACCAAAGATGCAGCAAAGATAAAGGCCAATATTCGGATGGTTCTGGAG GGATTAAGGGAATTGCATGGTCTGAAAGATCTTCCAGAGACCAGAAGGAGAGAGgtgttttag